TAGTtcttgaaagaatattcttatgtttgtactattAGCCACATCCATAACAatgttatacagtcctgtgttttaccctctagctttccttctagtgacatgcacaaccctgaacttcccctttcaaacacataattcagtgctgctaattacccTCCCAATAATGTGCTGACATCACTTCATCTCCAGGTATTTACtatcaacccaattaaaaattctgcacaaattaagcatcagctccccattctctaccctcattctatctcctggtaacctatattctatatctgaactctatgcatttgcttattataattagatcagattagtgagatcatatatttctccttttgtatctgacttatttcactcaacctaacgtcctccaggttcatccatgttgttgcatgtgtcaggacttcacTCCCTCTTACAGCCAAAGAGTCCCTCGTACATATATACTACatcttattcatccattcatcgattgatggactcttgggttgcttccatcttttggtgattgtgaataatgctgctatgaacgtgggtgtgcaaatgtctgtagTGTCCAcgatttcagttcttctggatatatacctactAGCAGGATTGTCGggtcacatggcaattctatacttagtttcctgaagCAGCCAaacttccacagaggctgcaccatttttttttttttttttttttttttgcagttgttcAGTTGTTTATAATAGTGTagggttaaaaacaaaaattggaaacacAGAGAATTAGtcaaacaaattatggtatacccagaagatggaatactatgcagccaccAAAAATTATACCATAGAAGAATATTTATTGACACGGGAAAAATGTTAATATAATTCTATATGAAATATGCACGTTATAAAATAGTATGTACAGTTTAATACCATTTTTgtggaaagaaaaatatccataTTTATAAAGTCatgcacaggaaaaaaatataaggaagcaCATATCAAATGTTAATTGCTATCTCTGGATAGTGGGATTGGTGGTGATTACATAATTTTTCCAATAAATTTCActtcttgtcttagtttcctagggctgctataacaaagtactacaaactgggtggcttaaaacaacagaaatttattgtctctagttgtggaggctggaagtctgaaatcaaggtgtgagCAGGACCACACTCCCTCTGAAACATGAAAGGGAGAATCCTCCCTTGCCCCTTCCTGGGTTCTAGTGGttttctggcaatccttggtgttcttgGTTTGTAGCTGCAGCACTTtactctctgcctccatcatcacatggccTCCTCCTTTATGTCTGAGTGCCTTCTCCCCTTCTTTTAAGGAcactggtcatattggattaggagcCTGCCCTACTCCTGTATGACCACatcttaatttaacaaattttatcTATAACAACCCTATTTCCCATTAAGGTCACATGCTGAGGTAATGGGAGTTAGaacttcaaaatatctttttggaggacacaattcaatccttAACACTTGCTCTTCAAATAGTACCTGCTTCATGCTACTCTTTCTTGGTTGTGGTTTGATGTAATTTCCTTCAAATAGGCTTTGTTTCATCACATACACCTCCAAAGCATATTTTTGATGCAGCTACTGCTactctcattttaaaaagtagatgcTACTTGCTCTTACACAGGCCTGTGGAgtatatttttaagtaataaatatATACTGTGAATATACTATAAAATATGCCATAGCATAAATTTGGCtattagaaaattattatttagaGAATTTGAAAATCCTCTCAccaagaaaagttttaaatagaGAGAAACATACTATCATTAGTTAGAATCTCCATAATGGTAAAGTGTGAAATAACTCAGGATTCAGAATTAAAGAACTTTGGATCTCTCTGTATTACTAGCTCACTGACTTTGGACCAAGGAGATGAGGTTTTTTTAGTCAATAAAAAGTGGGTAATATTTTTTGTAGAAAGCAAAAATAACGTTtcttaaaaagaagggaaaatgagaTCAAAGATGTGAAGGGCACTTTGTTTTCTGTAAAAccctaaataaatgttaaagcagcgagaaataaatttaaatttggtgctgcagaaaaattaactcatttctttttctgtagcgCCAAAGTCTTATTGTTTTATATCTCTGTCCACAGGTTTCACATGCCAAAATTGTGaaattatgtttttgtttaaaaatggtcTCTCACCTCTTTAATTATCTTAACAGTTAATACATAGGACATACTTAACTTTTCACGGAACCTCAAGTGAGtgatctctctatatatacaggCCATCCTCTGATGGCTCTTGATAATGGACAACATTAAATACAGTCGCAGGAAATATAATTTAGCTTTGTTTCTCAAAATCCACCCTAATATAAGACTATTCATTAAGttcttattaaaaatatcaagttAAGGATATTGGGTTTCTCAAAGGTAAAATATCAGAGCACAGAGAAAATATCTGCCTCTCCATTTGTTCTGATGCTTTCTATGCTCTAGCACCACCCCATAGTTGactcttaatttcttttccttctattgGGAAGGTAATCTCATGTAAATCTGTAATCAAGTTATaatatttaatagttgtttgtAATCATATCTCAAAGTGAACAGCTAATTACTTATTATTAAATCCAAAGATAAACTTATTGTCTAAATGCCTGTAAACATTTGTAAGTGAACttacaaatgaaagaacaaacataaaacactgatgaaaacattgataagatcaggaaaaagaggggttttcttttgtttctccaaTCAAATGGTTTGTTCTTACCCTCCACAAAATCAAGGAATTGAGAAAGATGGCTGGAGTGCAGTGGGAAACGTGCATCAAATTCATATAACTGTGCAACATACTCCTACCCTATATCAGTGTCATTCTGCCATCCTCTATTCAAGCTATAAATGTTCTATTAACCAGCAGAGATTCTAGCAGAGTTTTAATTCCACAATGAAGATCACAAAAACAGTACCTCCTGGTTGTTGAAAGAAACCAGAATGTTAAACCAATATATTTCAGGGGTGGGAGGAGACTACCAATACCACATATTTATGGCTTTATGTtacaagaattaaataaaaaaaggcagagacaagaaaatcacttttttaaaatttcacaatcACCAATTTGCTACAGAAAATGAGGCAAAACATTTATGCTAACAAATACATTAGGTGAATTACCACCTCAGCACATATCTGCTGATGGATATTCCTGGATTTTCACTCAATGAAGAGATTTATAACATACGTACGTATGAACTAAAATCACAAGAAGCAGCTCTCCAAGATCAATCTTCAATGTGCTCCTATTCCAATAAGCTATAAAGAGCAGTAAAAGGCAATATTCATTTAACACACCAAGAATCCAAATGACAAGATATCAGGTATTTATATTCCTCTAGAGATGCTCCTTCCCCGCCTAACAAAGGCACTTGACATGTAACTGAAATGGACAGTTAACTCAGGTACTGCCCTGGGCAACTGTTACCTTCCTAAAATCAGATGAAGAGGTGATTAAGTCCAATTACTCCTTCTCAATAAGCCTGAAACACAATGAATATATCATTAAGTTCTCTACTTTTGGCAGATGATATaaccaaagaagaaaagataatgttGGTGTCCACAATGAATTGGCAGACTTGAGCAGTCAAGCATCTTCTCTCTGCACAATATATTCCTTGATGACTGTGTAATTTGTATTTAATTATAGGCAAATTAACCTTTCATAGAGTTTCAGGCACTAAGGTTCACtcctcttcttctcttttcttacttttttgttCTTTCCCAAAGCCTTAGATGATTTCTCCGGTGAATTTGTATAATTCTTCTCTACTAGTATGTTTCTGGCACAGTTGTTGATATGTTTAAAGCGATCTGGTCCTAGCAGAATACCTCCATACCAGCGTGATACTACCACCATGACATTCCTCACATTCAAAATCTCCATGAGATGGAGAAGACGCCCACCAGCTGCTGTTTCCCCATCATCTTCACAGTCCTGTAAGAAGGTCTGTTTATCCTCACAATATATTCTGTAGGCGTAGATGTTGTGGGTAGCACTAGCTATTTTCTTATTCTCATACAATTTGGCAAGAACCATTTTCACCTGTTTAGGACAAACTACAGGAGCTAAGTGTGCCTGAAAAGTACTTCTTCGGTCTGTAATAGGAATGCCATGATCAATTGGAGGTAAttcttctatttctgtttcattttcactGATCTCAAAATCCAGTGCTTTAACTGAATATTCTGGCTGGCAAGCTAAAATGAAATCATCTTCACACTCAAcatcttcctcttcagttttcttctttacCTCAGGGCCTGTTTCTGCCTTATGAGATTTTTGTATTAAAACATCTCTTATTTTCTCCACCCATAGGTAGAGAATACTTTCAccaatattctgtatatatatttcctcaAGGCTATTCGATAAATCCACACGTTCTTGCCCATTAAGCCAAGGAGCTTTCAGTTCATAAATAGGTGGGGCTGTCTCTGGATATTCATTAGGTAGCATCACCTGCAAGCCAAGTGTCCATTTGGGGTCATCTTTATtgtcattaattttaatatagaataTTTTGGCACAGTTATCCATGACACACCATTCCTCGCCATATATAGCTGCCattgcttcaatttcctcattctgCCTCTGGTTGCTGCCTGGGTCTCTCCCAGCCATGCGGCCCGGAAAGCGGCAGACCAACAGCCGCCGGCCCAAGTCCagagcggctgcaccattttacattcccaccaggagtgagtgagtgttcctatttctctacatcctctccaacacttctaattttgttttctaaatagtggccattctggtaggtgtgaagtggcatctcattgtggtttggaattgcatttccctaatagttaatgatgcTGAAGCATTTCATGTGCtgtttaaccatttgtatttcccctttggaAAAAATATCTACTCAAGTCGttgccagtttttaattgggttgtttggctttttattgttcagttgtaggatctctttatctAGTCcagatgttaaacccttatcagaaacatggttttgaaatgttttcttctattgAGTAGGCTGCTTGTtcatgacaaagtcttttgatgcacaaaagtatttaatttcaaagaggtcccatttatctatttttttctttcgttgctgtGCTTcagatataaagtctaagaacccATTGCCTACCACATTGTCTGGAAGATTCTTCCTACATTTTTAAagtaagctttttattttggaacaatttttgatttacagaaaagttgcagaggTGGTGCAGAGGAGTCCCTGTGTACTCTGCACCCAGTTCTCCCATTGCCATCATCTCACGTTACCACGGGACCCTTCTCAGAACTAAGAAACCAACATTGGGACCTTTCTACCAACTAAACTCcagccttgatttggatttctccagttttcctaatagtttcctctttctgttccagGAGCCAATTTAAGTCACCacactgcatttaattgtcacgcCT
This window of the Choloepus didactylus isolate mChoDid1 chromosome 23, mChoDid1.pri, whole genome shotgun sequence genome carries:
- the LOC119519594 gene encoding protein IMPACT isoform X2; this translates as MVMLPNEYPETAPPIYELKAPWLNGQERVDLSNSLEEIYIQNIGESILYLWVEKIRDVLIQKSHKAETGPEVKKKTEEEDVECEDDFILACQPEYSVKALDFEISENETEIEELPPIDHGIPITDRRSTFQAHLAPVVCPKQVKMVLAKLYENKKIASATHNIYAYRIYCEDKQTFLQDCEDDGETAAGGRLLHLMEILNVRNVMVVVSRWYGGILLGPDRFKHINNCARNILVEKNYTNSPEKSSKALGKNKKVRKEKKRSEP
- the LOC119519594 gene encoding protein IMPACT isoform X1; amino-acid sequence: MAGRDPGSNQRQNEEIEAMAAIYGEEWCVMDNCAKIFYIKINDNKDDPKWTLGLQVMLPNEYPETAPPIYELKAPWLNGQERVDLSNSLEEIYIQNIGESILYLWVEKIRDVLIQKSHKAETGPEVKKKTEEEDVECEDDFILACQPEYSVKALDFEISENETEIEELPPIDHGIPITDRRSTFQAHLAPVVCPKQVKMVLAKLYENKKIASATHNIYAYRIYCEDKQTFLQDCEDDGETAAGGRLLHLMEILNVRNVMVVVSRWYGGILLGPDRFKHINNCARNILVEKNYTNSPEKSSKALGKNKKVRKEKKRSEP